Proteins from one Cryptomeria japonica chromosome 4, Sugi_1.0, whole genome shotgun sequence genomic window:
- the LOC131875010 gene encoding sugar transporter ERD6-like 6, which translates to MLGAIVSGHIADTIGRKGALVVAAVPNIIGWIVITLAQSRNASLLYLGRLLTEFGVGVISFTVPIYIAEIAPKHLRGSLGTVTQLSVSIGILLAYLFGLFLHWRSLAIAGLVPCALLIIGLFFIPESPRWLAKKKSPLYEDSLQSLRGSDADICFEAVEIKSVVETNNQQTSVKLSELRERRYALPLTIGIGLLLLQQLGGVNGIMFYSSSIFKSAGISSANAASVGLACIQVIMTAITAWLMDKTGRRILLIISSGGMTICLLLVGLAFYLKNQLSGDSAMQTFFSALALTSLLVYIISFSIGIGPIPWIIISEILPVNVKGLGGSVANLTNWLSSWIVTMTINMLLEWSSAGTFLLYAFISALTLAFVALRVPESKGRTLEEIEASFR; encoded by the exons ATGCTAGGAGCAATAGTCAGTGGACACATAGCTGATACCATTGGACGAAAAGGG GCATTAGTGGTGGCTGCAGTACCCAATATTATTGGATGGATTGTCATCACCTTGGCACAGTCAAGa AATGCTTCATTACTCTATTTGGGAAGATTGTTGACAGAATTTGGGGTGGGAGTTATCTCATTCACA GTACCAATATATATTGCTGAAATAGCTCCCAAACACTTGCGGGGAAGTCTTGGCACAGTAACACAG CTTTCTGTTTCAATTGGCATACTGCTAGCGTATCTTTTTGGACTTTTCCTTCACTGGAGGTCTTTAGCAATTGCAG GCTTAGTGCCCTGTGCCCTATTGATCATTGGGCTCTTTTTTATCCCAGAATCTCCTAGATGGCTG GCAAAGAAAAAAAGTCCACTATATGAAGATTCATTGCAATCCCTTCGTGGTTCTGATGctgatatatgttttgaagcagTTGAAATTAAG AGTGTTGTAGAGACTAACAATCAACAAACCAGTGTCAAATTGTCTGAACTACGTGAACGAAGATATGCACTCCCTCTGACT ATTGGCATTGGGCTGCTTTTATTACAGCAATTGGGAGGAGTCAATGGCATTATGTTTTACAGCAGCTCTATTTTCAAGTCTGCTG GAATTTCATCGGCCAATGCTGCATCTGTTGGGCTTGCATGTATTCAG GTCATCATGACTGCAATTACTGCATGGTTAATGGACAAAACTGGAAGACGGATACTCCTAATT ATCTCCTCTGGAGGAATGACTATATGCCTTCTCCTTGTTGGTCTTGCCTTTTATTTGaag AACCAACTCTCTGGAGACTCAGCTATGCAAACATTCTTCAGTGCTTTGGCATTAACTAGTCTCCTA GTCTACATTATCTCATTTTCCATTGGTATTGGACCCATTCCATGGATTATTATATCTGAG ATTCTCCCTGTGAATGTCAAGGGTCTTGGTGGCAGTGTAGCAAATTTGACAAATTGGTTGTCATCTTGGATTGTGACCATGACAATCAATATGCTTTTAGAGTGGAGCTCTGCAG GAACATTTCTACTTTATGCTTTTATTAGTGCTTTGACACTAGCCTTTGTTGCATTGCGTGTACCTGAGAGCAAGGGTAGAACATTGGAGGAAATTGAAGCTTCATTCAGATAA